A genomic region of Exiguobacterium sp. Helios contains the following coding sequences:
- a CDS encoding response regulator transcription factor — MTKILVAEDEHAIRSFIVINLKRAGYEVIEAENGREALNYFEQQTFDILLLDIMMPEVDGFAVCEQARSKDEVVGIIMLTARTREEDKVMGLSVGADDYIAKPFSPAELLARIQSLLRRVETLRRRKQPRELVSGPFRIDLGAKRVQKAGIDVEVTPTEYDLLCHFIKNEDQVMSRDELLDAVWGENYFGDRKTVDVNIRRLRQKIEENPAEPQFIETLWGHGYKWRNEK, encoded by the coding sequence ATGACTAAAATATTAGTGGCCGAGGATGAGCATGCGATCCGCAGTTTCATCGTCATTAATTTAAAACGTGCAGGATATGAAGTGATTGAAGCGGAGAACGGACGGGAAGCATTGAACTACTTTGAACAGCAAACGTTCGATATCCTGCTGCTCGACATCATGATGCCGGAAGTCGACGGATTCGCGGTATGTGAACAAGCGCGCTCGAAAGATGAGGTCGTCGGCATCATCATGCTGACGGCACGGACGCGTGAAGAAGATAAAGTCATGGGACTCAGTGTCGGTGCGGACGATTATATCGCGAAGCCGTTCAGCCCGGCTGAACTGTTGGCGCGCATCCAGTCCCTGCTCCGTCGGGTCGAAACGCTCCGTCGCCGGAAACAACCGCGTGAACTCGTCTCAGGTCCTTTTCGCATTGATCTCGGAGCAAAGCGGGTGCAAAAAGCAGGGATTGATGTCGAAGTCACACCGACAGAATACGATTTATTATGCCATTTCATTAAAAATGAAGATCAGGTCATGTCGCGGGACGAGTTGCTCGATGCAGTGTGGGGCGAAAACTACTTCGGAGACCGGAAGACGGTCGACGTCAACATTCGCCGTTTACGTCAGAAAATCGAAGAAAATCCAGCAGAACCCCAGTTCATCGAGACGTTATGGGGACACGGCTATAAATGGCGTAACGAAAAATGA
- a CDS encoding Cof-type HAD-IIB family hydrolase → MAYEMIVLDLDDTLLTSDHTISPKTKQSLLDAQRRGKKVVLASGRPTYAMIDLANELELARYGSYILSFNGASIIDCKTKESLFSSTLLPETVHRLYDLSKRENIDIHTYVGHEILTERANGFTTIEGELTGMDVIIVPDFKAAITEPVVKCLMLAEENRLAEVEQKLQLELAGELAVARSKPFFLEFTEAGVTKGTSLALLAERLGIKQADVIACGDGNNDLTMIEWAGLGVAMANAADTVKEKAQYMTASNDEDGIALVIEKFMMD, encoded by the coding sequence ATGGCTTACGAAATGATTGTACTTGATCTTGACGATACATTATTGACGAGCGACCATACGATTTCTCCAAAAACGAAACAATCGTTACTCGACGCACAACGTCGTGGCAAAAAAGTCGTGCTTGCGAGTGGTCGTCCGACTTACGCGATGATTGATTTAGCAAACGAGTTGGAACTTGCCCGCTATGGCAGTTATATCCTGAGTTTCAACGGGGCTTCCATCATCGACTGTAAAACAAAGGAGTCCCTCTTCTCCAGTACCCTTCTTCCGGAAACCGTACATCGTCTTTACGATTTAAGTAAACGGGAAAACATCGACATTCACACGTATGTCGGACACGAAATTTTGACAGAACGCGCTAACGGCTTCACGACAATTGAAGGGGAACTGACAGGAATGGATGTCATCATCGTCCCGGATTTCAAAGCAGCCATCACAGAACCGGTCGTCAAATGTTTGATGCTTGCGGAAGAAAACCGTTTGGCGGAAGTCGAACAAAAACTTCAACTTGAGTTAGCCGGTGAGCTTGCTGTCGCCCGCTCGAAGCCATTTTTCCTCGAGTTTACGGAAGCCGGTGTGACGAAGGGAACAAGTCTTGCCCTGCTCGCTGAACGTCTCGGAATCAAGCAGGCAGATGTCATCGCCTGCGGAGACGGCAACAATGATTTGACTATGATCGAATGGGCCGGTCTTGGTGTCGCGATGGCGAATGCTGCCGATACTGTCAAAGAAAAAGCCCAGTACATGACAGCTTCTAATGATGAGGACGGTATTGCCCTCGTCATCGAAAAATTCATGATGGATTAA
- a CDS encoding uracil-DNA glycosylase yields MHAAWQEILKEEKEKDYFIQLWDFVKTAYRETTVYPPKDRIFHAFDAVAPQDVRCVILGQDPYHGPNQANGLSFSVNDGIAIPPSLRNMYKELGSDLGCPVPTTGNLEAWSKQGVFLLNTSLTVEAGKAGSHAKKGWESFTDRVIEVLGQQEQPIVFILWGNHAKSKKSLIDTSRHLVLESVHPSPLSASRGFFGSRPYSQTNNWLQQQNRTPIDWCIS; encoded by the coding sequence ATGCATGCAGCCTGGCAGGAGATTTTAAAAGAAGAGAAAGAAAAAGACTACTTTATCCAATTATGGGATTTCGTCAAGACCGCTTACCGGGAAACGACGGTCTATCCGCCGAAGGATCGGATTTTCCATGCCTTTGACGCGGTGGCGCCGCAGGATGTCCGCTGCGTCATCCTGGGTCAGGATCCGTATCATGGACCAAACCAGGCAAACGGATTAAGTTTTTCCGTCAATGACGGGATTGCGATTCCGCCGTCTTTACGTAATATGTACAAGGAACTAGGATCCGATCTCGGATGCCCGGTGCCGACGACGGGTAATCTGGAAGCCTGGTCGAAGCAGGGCGTGTTTTTGTTGAATACATCACTGACGGTTGAAGCAGGGAAAGCCGGTTCCCATGCGAAAAAGGGCTGGGAATCGTTTACGGATCGTGTCATCGAAGTACTTGGACAGCAGGAGCAACCGATTGTATTCATTCTTTGGGGGAATCATGCGAAAAGTAAAAAAAGCTTGATTGATACCTCTCGTCACCTCGTCCTCGAGTCCGTTCATCCAAGCCCACTTTCGGCGAGCCGCGGTTTTTTTGGCAGCCGGCCGTATTCGCAGACCAATAACTGGTTACAGCAACAAAACCGAACACCAATCGATTGGTGTATTTCGTAA
- a CDS encoding WecB/TagA/CpsF family glycosyltransferase, which translates to MIQTTQLFGLPFVDATPSNWYTHIKTILHNNEKAFIVTANPELVLRSLRDPAYRHILQQATFITPDGIGVTAAGKRMGQPLTATLPGIETARELLRTADALKKRVFLLGGRPEVMKSLIQQLSIRFPDIQFVGTFHGFGKEEQAAKVIQTADADLILVALGAPKQEEWIASVYNKVDHGLFIGVGGAFDVWSGHSKRAPKVFRKLKLEWLYRISSHPRGLEKLKDLLLFASLVLRKKTHL; encoded by the coding sequence ATGATTCAAACAACACAGTTATTTGGTTTGCCTTTTGTCGACGCAACACCGTCGAATTGGTATACCCATATTAAAACGATTTTACACAACAATGAAAAAGCCTTTATTGTTACAGCTAATCCCGAACTGGTCTTACGTTCTTTGCGTGATCCCGCTTATAGGCATATTTTACAACAAGCAACGTTCATCACGCCTGACGGAATCGGTGTGACGGCAGCCGGAAAACGGATGGGTCAACCGCTCACTGCGACATTGCCCGGCATCGAGACGGCACGGGAGTTGCTTCGAACAGCCGACGCTTTAAAGAAACGGGTCTTCCTGCTTGGTGGACGTCCGGAAGTCATGAAGTCGCTGATTCAACAATTATCAATCCGTTTTCCTGATATCCAGTTCGTTGGGACCTTTCATGGATTCGGCAAAGAAGAACAAGCTGCCAAAGTCATTCAAACAGCCGACGCCGATTTGATTTTGGTGGCCCTCGGGGCACCGAAACAGGAAGAATGGATTGCATCCGTTTATAACAAAGTGGATCACGGCCTTTTCATCGGTGTCGGCGGAGCGTTTGATGTCTGGTCAGGTCACAGCAAACGGGCACCGAAGGTCTTCCGAAAGTTGAAGCTCGAATGGTTGTACCGGATTTCCAGTCACCCGCGCGGACTGGAGAAGTTAAAGGACCTGCTCCTTTTCGCATCCCTTGTTTTACGAAAAAAAACTCATCTGTGA
- a CDS encoding NAD(P)H-dependent oxidoreductase produces MTKLLYVTVNPKSTEHSFSLQAGEAFLESYKAANPNAEVQVLDLYKEDVQEIDTDVLSAWGKFATGEELSEVEIAKVGTMTKHLEQYMEADEYVFVTPMWNFSFPARLKMYIDSVLLAGKTFAYTAEGPKGLMEGKKALHIQATGGVYAGSGLNFGDDYLRQALAFTGVTDYNSLFIEGMAMNPEKAEEIKEAAIAEAKELGRSFSTVNA; encoded by the coding sequence ATGACTAAATTACTTTATGTAACTGTAAACCCGAAATCAACAGAACATTCATTCAGCCTTCAAGCTGGTGAAGCTTTCCTCGAAAGCTACAAAGCAGCTAACCCGAACGCTGAAGTCCAAGTTCTTGATCTATATAAAGAAGATGTCCAAGAAATCGATACAGACGTACTCAGCGCATGGGGCAAATTCGCGACAGGCGAAGAGCTTTCAGAAGTTGAAATCGCTAAAGTCGGTACAATGACGAAACACCTGGAGCAGTATATGGAAGCGGACGAATATGTATTCGTAACGCCAATGTGGAACTTCTCATTCCCGGCCCGTCTTAAAATGTACATCGACAGCGTTCTTCTTGCAGGTAAAACGTTTGCTTACACTGCAGAAGGTCCTAAAGGATTGATGGAAGGCAAAAAAGCACTCCACATTCAGGCAACAGGCGGCGTATACGCCGGTTCTGGCCTCAACTTCGGAGATGACTACCTCCGTCAAGCACTCGCTTTCACTGGTGTAACAGACTACAACTCATTGTTCATCGAAGGTATGGCAATGAACCCAGAAAAAGCAGAAGAAATCAAAGAAGCAGCAATCGCAGAAGCAAAAGAACTTGGTCGTTCATTCTCAACGGTCAACGCATAA
- a CDS encoding MarR family winged helix-turn-helix transcriptional regulator — translation MESTDSKLALKMLVVLSRTMHAVAEQVKVDIKTHQLNLSEFGVLELLYHKGDTPLQQIGDKILLTSGSVTYVVDKLENRGLLARRSCPTDRRVTFGTLTEAGRELMEETFPKHEAFLTDLFSDLSISEKEQLIDQLKRIGHRADHYTHSEKA, via the coding sequence ATGGAATCGACAGACTCGAAGCTGGCATTAAAAATGCTCGTTGTTCTATCTCGCACAATGCATGCAGTAGCGGAACAAGTGAAAGTAGACATCAAGACCCATCAGCTGAATTTATCGGAATTTGGTGTACTGGAATTGTTGTACCACAAAGGCGATACACCACTTCAACAAATCGGCGATAAAATCTTATTAACGAGTGGCAGTGTCACGTACGTCGTGGATAAATTAGAGAACCGGGGTCTTCTTGCCCGACGATCATGCCCGACGGATCGTCGCGTGACGTTCGGAACACTGACAGAGGCGGGAAGAGAATTAATGGAAGAAACGTTCCCGAAACATGAAGCGTTTTTAACAGACTTATTCAGTGACTTGTCCATTTCAGAAAAAGAGCAATTGATTGATCAGCTAAAACGGATTGGTCATCGTGCAGACCATTATACACACTCAGAAAAAGCCTAA
- a CDS encoding LacI family DNA-binding transcriptional regulator: MTNIRDLAREAEVSVTTVSRVLNDHPYVAEDKRRAVRDAITKLGYIRNQTAVHLSTGQTKTIGVMLPYVDHPYHAAILHGIAQSAFEADYRFLTWQTNYIASHEQTVLQALAQREVDGLIVVSHSLPVEDILQYEQYGPIIFCEHHEDVSSVYINHYTAFQSGLKALQSFGHTQIGICLGRPDSTNSRARKRAYQDTVSLADVSWIYQQALTIEDGARIAQQWAKQTNRPTALLTASDHVAAGVILELRKQGYRIPEDLAVIGFDGSELAVVLNLTTVAVPYETIGRQAFSIAISDNWRDHPQVEIPTTLLSGLTALESND, translated from the coding sequence ATGACCAACATTCGTGACTTAGCACGTGAAGCAGAGGTTTCAGTGACGACAGTCTCGCGTGTCCTCAATGATCATCCGTACGTCGCGGAAGATAAACGGCGGGCCGTCCGGGACGCCATCACAAAACTTGGTTACATCCGAAATCAAACTGCCGTCCATTTATCGACCGGTCAAACGAAAACAATCGGCGTCATGTTGCCTTACGTCGATCATCCGTATCATGCCGCAATTCTGCACGGGATTGCCCAGTCTGCTTTTGAAGCGGACTACCGTTTTTTGACGTGGCAGACGAACTACATCGCATCACACGAACAAACCGTTCTTCAAGCTCTTGCCCAACGCGAAGTCGATGGACTGATTGTCGTCTCACACAGTCTGCCGGTCGAAGACATTTTGCAATACGAACAATATGGTCCGATTATTTTTTGTGAACACCATGAAGATGTCTCTTCGGTCTACATCAATCATTATACCGCGTTTCAAAGCGGCTTGAAGGCACTTCAGTCTTTTGGTCATACCCAGATCGGGATCTGTCTCGGTCGTCCCGACAGTACAAACAGCCGTGCCCGAAAACGGGCTTATCAGGATACCGTATCGCTTGCCGACGTTTCCTGGATCTACCAACAGGCGTTGACGATTGAAGACGGGGCCCGGATCGCACAGCAGTGGGCGAAGCAAACCAATCGTCCGACCGCTTTATTGACCGCAAGTGATCATGTCGCAGCCGGCGTCATCCTGGAGCTTCGTAAACAAGGCTACCGGATTCCGGAAGATTTAGCCGTGATCGGATTCGACGGAAGTGAGTTAGCAGTCGTTCTCAATTTAACGACGGTTGCCGTCCCTTACGAGACCATCGGACGCCAAGCTTTCTCGATCGCCATTAGTGACAATTGGCGGGATCATCCTCAAGTGGAAATTCCGACCACCCTTCTGAGCGGATTGACCGCTCTTGAATCCAATGACTAA
- a CDS encoding C40 family peptidase, whose translation MKSSFLIRVIVFATLLISSFAAVPHQTKAGTAKKVVVAVDVLNVRSKATTTGQKLGQLKLGQTVTVLGKTANNWYQLRYAGKNAYIAATYTKAFNAKATTGLTKNGAAVVSVAEGLKGRPYVFGATGPVSFDCSGFTRYVYNALGKSLPRTAAAQYGATKRTAPVAGDLVFFTHGSGIQHVGIAVDGSTMINANSYYGQVVKESFRSGYWGSRYVAAGSL comes from the coding sequence ATGAAAAGTTCATTTTTAATTCGTGTCATCGTGTTTGCAACGTTGCTCATCAGTAGCTTTGCCGCTGTTCCTCACCAAACAAAAGCCGGTACGGCAAAAAAAGTTGTCGTGGCGGTCGACGTGTTGAATGTTCGGTCAAAAGCAACGACGACAGGTCAAAAATTAGGCCAACTGAAATTAGGCCAAACGGTAACGGTCCTCGGCAAAACGGCAAACAACTGGTATCAACTCCGGTATGCGGGGAAAAATGCTTACATAGCGGCTACATACACAAAAGCGTTTAATGCAAAAGCGACAACGGGATTAACTAAAAATGGAGCAGCCGTCGTATCCGTGGCGGAAGGCTTAAAAGGACGTCCTTACGTATTTGGCGCAACAGGTCCTGTCAGCTTCGACTGTTCCGGCTTTACGCGTTATGTCTACAATGCATTGGGTAAATCATTACCACGAACAGCGGCTGCCCAATACGGCGCAACGAAACGAACAGCTCCAGTTGCTGGAGATCTGGTCTTCTTCACACACGGAAGCGGAATTCAACACGTTGGGATTGCGGTGGATGGATCGACGATGATCAATGCCAACTCGTATTACGGACAAGTCGTCAAAGAATCATTCCGAAGCGGCTACTGGGGATCACGTTACGTTGCTGCCGGATCTTTATAA
- a CDS encoding efflux RND transporter permease subunit encodes MKRIIQFSVNNKFALWLLTIIITVAGIYAGTTMKLETLPDITTPTVSVTTIYPGATPEQVLDEVSRELESKVENLGGVETVRSSSFQNASNLQIDYSFSTDMDEAEQKVKEALANVELPEGAQEPQVSRISFDAFPVIGFAVSDEKRSLSDLTKLVENELQPKLEGIEGAQTVQIAGQEIRRIEIQFDEKKLQQYGLTEENVKQLIQANDSRLALGLYELGDKEQAVVLDGKATTVTELKNLRLPYTPQAATESPEASAGQGQTQAPAQSAPTDAAPAQAASPAAAAPTQVPTVKLSQLATIEDKGIEESISRSNGERSIGVQVTKSQDANTVEVVNAVKETIKDFEKDNASVKASVTLDQGKPIEESVSTMISKALIGALFAVVIILLFLRNVKSTIIAVISIPLSLLMAILVLKQLDISLNIMTLGAMTVAIGRVVDDSIVVIENIYRRLTDPAEPLKGKTLIIDATREVFIPVASSTIVTIAVFLPLGFVTGFVGELFLPFALTVVFALFASLIVAVTVVPMFADSLFKRGKAPKPEKEDGGKLANWYRGVLNWSLNHKLVVFGLAVLLLIGSFALVPTIGVNFLNQESEKTFYVTYNPKPGQTLEDSLKAADLAEGYFEKQRDVDNLQFTVGGENPLNPGNTKQAVFIAQYDPDTADFADVKQQAIKQLNKEIPTGEWKEQDFSGGAASSGVSYSVYANSIEDLQTMTPKFVKAIEGESKYVRKVTTDLKESYTQYTFEVNQQKAAEFGISTAQLAQGIANVQGEEKPLSTIKVDGKELDVIVPNEQTTYDSINDLQTTDVTTPLGVRKLSDFVSVKKGTTPDSLSERDGKLVATVTAELKTDKATEASQAIDKTVKKINLPTGVSYKAGGVTEQIQESFTQLGLAMAAAVAIVYLVLVVTFGGALTPLVILFSLPFAIIGGLLALLITGETISVSSLIGALMLIGIVVTNAIVLIDRVIHKEKEGLETREALLDAAGTRLRPILMTALATIGALSPLALGLEGGALISKGLGVTVIGGLTSSTLLTLLIVPIVYEFFARFRKKKSID; translated from the coding sequence ATGAAGCGTATCATTCAATTTTCAGTCAATAATAAGTTTGCCCTTTGGTTACTGACGATTATCATCACAGTCGCCGGAATTTATGCCGGAACGACGATGAAACTCGAGACGTTGCCGGATATCACGACACCAACCGTGTCCGTGACGACGATTTATCCAGGAGCAACACCGGAACAAGTACTCGATGAGGTCAGCCGTGAACTTGAAAGTAAGGTCGAGAACCTTGGCGGAGTCGAAACCGTCCGCTCGTCCTCTTTCCAAAATGCCTCAAATTTACAAATCGACTACAGCTTCAGTACAGACATGGACGAAGCGGAACAAAAAGTCAAAGAAGCACTGGCCAATGTTGAATTGCCGGAAGGAGCACAGGAACCTCAGGTTTCCCGAATCTCCTTTGATGCCTTCCCGGTCATCGGATTTGCCGTATCGGACGAAAAACGTTCATTATCCGACTTGACGAAACTGGTCGAAAACGAACTTCAACCAAAACTCGAAGGAATCGAAGGCGCACAGACGGTTCAAATTGCCGGTCAGGAAATCCGTCGAATCGAGATTCAATTTGATGAAAAGAAATTACAACAGTACGGATTGACGGAAGAGAACGTCAAACAACTGATTCAAGCGAATGATTCCCGCTTGGCACTTGGGTTATATGAACTAGGTGATAAAGAACAGGCCGTTGTCCTCGATGGAAAGGCAACGACAGTCACTGAACTGAAGAATCTCCGTTTGCCGTACACACCACAAGCAGCAACAGAGTCACCTGAAGCCAGTGCCGGACAAGGACAGACGCAAGCACCTGCACAATCGGCGCCGACAGATGCGGCTCCGGCACAAGCAGCGAGTCCGGCTGCGGCGGCACCAACGCAAGTCCCGACCGTTAAATTATCGCAATTAGCGACGATTGAAGACAAAGGAATCGAAGAATCGATTTCCCGGTCAAACGGGGAACGTTCGATTGGCGTCCAGGTGACGAAGTCACAAGATGCAAATACGGTCGAAGTCGTCAATGCGGTCAAAGAGACGATTAAAGACTTTGAGAAAGACAATGCCAGCGTAAAAGCGTCGGTCACGCTCGACCAAGGGAAGCCGATTGAAGAATCGGTCTCAACGATGATCAGCAAAGCATTGATTGGTGCCTTGTTCGCTGTCGTCATCATTCTCTTGTTCCTGCGTAATGTCAAATCAACGATCATTGCCGTTATTTCGATTCCATTATCTCTGTTGATGGCGATTTTGGTCTTGAAACAGTTGGACATCTCCCTCAACATCATGACGCTTGGGGCGATGACAGTTGCGATTGGTCGCGTCGTGGATGATTCGATTGTCGTCATTGAAAACATTTACCGTCGCTTGACGGATCCCGCTGAACCGTTAAAAGGGAAAACGCTCATCATTGATGCGACGCGTGAAGTATTCATTCCGGTCGCTTCATCGACCATCGTCACGATTGCCGTCTTCCTGCCGCTCGGATTTGTCACAGGATTTGTCGGTGAACTGTTCCTTCCGTTCGCGTTAACGGTCGTGTTTGCACTCTTTGCCTCATTGATCGTGGCGGTAACGGTTGTTCCAATGTTTGCTGATTCACTCTTTAAACGAGGGAAGGCACCAAAACCGGAAAAAGAAGATGGCGGAAAACTCGCCAATTGGTACCGTGGTGTACTGAATTGGTCGTTAAACCATAAACTCGTCGTGTTCGGACTTGCCGTCCTGTTGCTGATCGGCAGTTTCGCGCTTGTTCCGACCATCGGCGTCAACTTCTTGAATCAAGAGAGTGAAAAAACGTTTTACGTGACCTACAATCCGAAACCGGGTCAAACGTTAGAAGATTCATTGAAGGCTGCCGACTTGGCAGAAGGATATTTCGAAAAGCAACGTGATGTGGATAATCTTCAATTTACAGTCGGTGGAGAAAATCCATTGAATCCCGGAAATACAAAGCAAGCTGTCTTCATCGCCCAGTATGATCCGGATACAGCTGATTTTGCCGATGTAAAACAACAGGCAATCAAACAACTGAATAAAGAGATTCCGACCGGCGAATGGAAAGAACAGGACTTCAGTGGAGGAGCTGCTTCTTCCGGTGTTTCGTACTCGGTTTATGCGAATTCAATCGAAGATCTACAAACGATGACACCAAAATTCGTCAAAGCGATTGAAGGCGAATCGAAATACGTGCGTAAAGTAACAACCGACTTAAAAGAGTCGTATACGCAATACACGTTCGAAGTTAATCAACAAAAAGCCGCTGAATTCGGTATCTCGACAGCACAATTGGCACAAGGAATTGCCAATGTGCAAGGCGAAGAAAAACCACTTTCTACTATAAAAGTAGACGGCAAGGAACTTGATGTCATCGTACCGAACGAACAGACGACATATGATTCCATCAATGATTTACAAACAACAGATGTCACGACGCCGCTTGGTGTCCGGAAACTGTCGGATTTCGTCTCCGTTAAAAAAGGAACGACACCGGATTCACTCAGTGAACGGGACGGCAAATTGGTCGCGACGGTCACTGCAGAATTAAAAACAGACAAAGCAACAGAAGCTTCACAAGCCATCGATAAAACAGTCAAAAAAATTAATCTTCCGACAGGTGTTTCGTATAAAGCAGGTGGTGTGACGGAGCAAATTCAAGAGTCGTTCACGCAACTCGGACTTGCGATGGCAGCAGCAGTCGCCATCGTCTACCTTGTTCTTGTCGTCACCTTTGGAGGCGCATTGACACCACTTGTCATCCTGTTCTCGCTTCCGTTTGCCATCATCGGCGGATTACTCGCGCTGTTGATTACAGGCGAAACGATTTCAGTATCTTCATTAATCGGTGCATTGATGTTGATCGGAATCGTCGTGACGAACGCCATCGTTCTGATTGATCGCGTCATTCACAAAGAAAAAGAGGGCCTCGAGACACGTGAAGCCTTATTGGACGCGGCAGGAACACGACTTCGTCCAATCTTGATGACAGCGCTCGCGACGATTGGTGCCTTGTCACCATTGGCACTAGGTCTTGAAGGCGGTGCTTTGATTTCGAAAGGTCTCGGGGTGACGGTCATTGGCGGATTAACAAGTTCAACGTTATTAACCTTGTTGATTGTCCCGATCGTCTACGAATTCTTTGCCCGATTTCGGAAAAAGAAGTCAATAGATTAA
- a CDS encoding TetR/AcrR family transcriptional regulator — protein sequence MVSIKALETRRRITDATVQIMLTQGFPQLTLEEVAKQANVSKGGLLYHFSSKEELLMGVIEEQERRQFQQYQTYREEGFGPMEAFVLLQARRDEEFCLDIDTVLFLLSLLKENAAFVEERKKQVHQFFDQLMEQADPVDAMMIRFTLDGLKMSEHFQFGQPAPDVRQALIERLLKQARKIDQASK from the coding sequence ATGGTCAGTATAAAAGCGTTAGAAACGCGACGTCGAATCACGGATGCAACTGTTCAAATCATGCTGACTCAAGGGTTTCCACAACTGACACTTGAAGAAGTGGCGAAACAGGCGAATGTCTCCAAAGGCGGATTGTTGTATCATTTTTCTTCCAAAGAAGAATTATTGATGGGTGTGATTGAAGAACAGGAACGGCGTCAGTTTCAGCAATATCAGACGTACCGGGAAGAGGGATTTGGTCCAATGGAAGCATTCGTCCTGCTGCAAGCAAGACGGGATGAAGAATTTTGCCTCGACATCGATACGGTATTGTTCTTATTGTCCTTATTAAAGGAAAATGCCGCTTTTGTGGAAGAACGAAAAAAACAGGTTCATCAGTTTTTTGATCAATTGATGGAACAGGCAGATCCTGTAGACGCGATGATGATTCGTTTTACATTGGACGGCTTGAAAATGTCGGAACATTTTCAGTTCGGTCAACCTGCACCTGACGTACGGCAGGCCTTGATTGAACGGTTATTGAAACAAGCACGCAAGATTGATCAAGCATCAAAATAA
- a CDS encoding pyrroline-5-carboxylate reductase encodes MKILMVGAGSMSESLVKGWLDSGISPQTITMTNRTDRTRLFALAEQYGVRTTAEEQVEQFDVVVLAMQPDGVLDYIKQKTWTDQLVVSVAAHITPADIEAHVSCGAVCAMPNTPVAFRTGMTGLWFGDLISDQKRQQATALFERVGQTVETNATTMPYLMAAAGCSPAFFYEIVGAMTPVLTKAGFDASSARRIIAQAMKGSAELLLHEERPTEELIDDVAAPGGPTDRGVRVLREHHLAQAIYAALMESAREDH; translated from the coding sequence ATGAAAATTTTAATGGTAGGGGCAGGTTCGATGAGCGAGTCCTTAGTCAAAGGATGGCTTGATTCGGGTATCTCCCCTCAAACGATCACGATGACCAATCGAACAGACCGGACACGTCTGTTTGCTTTGGCGGAGCAGTACGGTGTTCGGACGACGGCCGAGGAACAGGTCGAACAATTTGATGTCGTTGTTTTAGCCATGCAGCCGGACGGAGTTCTCGACTACATCAAACAAAAGACTTGGACGGACCAATTGGTAGTGTCCGTCGCCGCGCATATTACACCGGCAGACATCGAGGCACACGTTTCATGTGGTGCTGTCTGTGCGATGCCGAATACACCTGTCGCATTTCGGACAGGAATGACGGGACTTTGGTTTGGTGACCTTATCTCGGATCAGAAAAGACAACAAGCGACGGCATTGTTTGAACGAGTGGGTCAGACGGTTGAAACGAATGCGACAACGATGCCTTATTTGATGGCTGCAGCAGGATGCAGTCCGGCTTTCTTCTATGAAATCGTCGGCGCGATGACACCTGTTTTAACGAAAGCGGGTTTTGATGCTTCTTCTGCCCGGCGGATCATTGCGCAGGCTATGAAAGGATCGGCGGAACTGCTGTTACACGAAGAACGTCCGACAGAGGAACTGATTGATGATGTAGCGGCTCCGGGTGGTCCGACGGATCGAGGAGTCCGTGTTCTGCGTGAACATCACTTAGCACAAGCGATATATGCTGCTTTGATGGAAAGTGCGCGGGAAGATCACTAA